A single genomic interval of Lucilia cuprina isolate Lc7/37 chromosome 2, ASM2204524v1, whole genome shotgun sequence harbors:
- the LOC124421303 gene encoding neprilysin-3-like — MKSLYINLIKFILLQQFCCLTKCFKGPCEDFYEYACSNYSRENPDESYKEITQKLDNNFNKKLLEYMNKQTYIPGKQTFCDKMQLYWVSCKNETQRDLKKYFDDLRPGDQLDWPLLAYKKRWLTANETFDFWSLLGQMQSYGLSNVIVKHEIVRNKEGLLHIWLAPAIADDEEGKLPDKKVLQILLKTLGIERHEQIIQGLYNFYVKLKNMRGKFDLSANQIKDISLASIDINHPLLNIKLFVENLLGPEVNNISVITIENPEYFKFINRQSWSPKELEHLCNYLMLQFLYYLAKDGATDFTPIACIKDLRRKFDLAVNFSYYHNFYQKDETKFSKALAKLTQQLKVTMKKYFEKNFLKLNCEEIIFLETKLKEIQINIGNLPADKSFYAIENFYQDISNLFKDNYFKNHLLLLKHRFSKSLLYKQNQTHFIVGDNHMGSVSLPFYVLQQNMVVIPFGTLQLPLYHYNQTPLEQLSLLGFVLAHELAHAFDTTGLYFDQYGLPLDPPSDIMNHENFTKALNCMQMQNFTETIDERIADLFAVRVVYRIYYENYSHDNYTQWRKDFFVNMAQFFCGKDNIQFIDHDSDAQRLQIIVKNFRPFARAYDCPETSLMHAKPKCRLY, encoded by the coding sequence ATGAAATCGCTCTACATAAAtctcataaaatttatattattacaacaattttgttgtttaacaaaatgttttaaaggacCTTGTGAAGATTTCTACGAATATGCCTGCAGTAACTATAGTCGTGAAAACCCAGATGAGAGTTACAAggaaataacacaaaaattggataataactttaataaaaaattgttggaaTATATGAACAAGCAAACCTATATACCGggtaaacaaacattttgtgaTAAAATGCAATTGTACTGGGTGTCATGTAAGAATGAAACACAAAGAGATTTGAAGAAATATTTTGACGACCTAAGACCGGGTGATCAATTAGATTGGCCCTTATTGGCATATAAGAAACGGTGGTTGACAGCAAATGAAACCTTTGATTTTTGGTCTTTGTTGGGTCAAATGCAGTCATATGGCTTAAGTAATGTTATAGTAAAGCATGAAATTGTAAGAAATAAGGAAGGTTTATTACATATCTGGCTAGCACCAGCTATAGCAGATGATGAAGAGGGCAAACTACCCGATAAAAAAGTGTTGCAGATATTGTTAAAAACTTTAGGCATAGAGCGTCATGAGCAGATAATACAAGggctttataatttttatgtaaaattaaaaaatatgagaggaaaatttgatttaagtGCAAATCAGATAAAAGATATAAGTTTGGCAAGTATAGATATTAACCATCCTTtgcttaatattaaattatttgtggaaaatttgttGGGTCCTGAAGTTAATAACATTTCAGTTATTACCATAGAAAATccagaatattttaaattcataaatcgTCAATCGTGGTCACCTAAGGAACTAGAACATTTATGCAATTATTTAATGCTACAATTCCTTTACTATTTAGCCAAAGATGGCGCTACAGACTTTACACCCATTGCCTGTATAAAGgatttaagaagaaaatttgattTGGCAGTAAATTTCTCTTATTATCATAACTTCTATCAAAAGGACGAAACTAAATTCTCAAAAGCTCTTGCTAAGCTAACTCAACAACTTAAAGTTACgatgaaaaaatatttcgaaaagaaTTTCCTAAAACTCAATTGTGAAGAGATAATATTTTTGGaaactaaattaaaagaaattcaaataaatatcgGTAATTTACCGGCCGATAAAAGTTTTTACGccatagaaaacttttatcAGGATATATCTAATCTGTTCAAagataactattttaaaaatcatttgctGCTATTAAAACATCGTTTCAGTAAATCGTTGctatataaacaaaatcaaacacACTTCATAGTCGGCGATAATCATATGGGCTCTGTGTCCTTACCGTTCTATGTGCTCCAACAGAATATGGTAGTCATACCATTTGGCACTTTACAATTACCTTTATATCATTATAATCAAACGCCTCTAGAACAACTATCCCTATTGGGTTTTGTTTTGGCACATGAACTAGCCCATGCTTTCGATACTACTGGTCTATATTTTGATCAGTATGGTTTGCCATTGGATCCGCCTTCAGACATTATGAatcatgaaaattttacaaaagctCTTAATTGCAtgcaaatgcaaaattttacagaaacCATAGATGAGCGTATTGCCGATCTATTTGCAGTACGTGTAGTTTACCGCAtctattatgaaaattattcgCATGATAATTACACACAGTGGAGAAAAGATTTCTTTGTGAATATGGCTCAGTTTTTCTGTGGCAAAGATAACATACAGTTCATAGATCATGATTCAGATGCACAGCGTTTGCAGATAATAGTAAAGAATTTTCGACCATTTGCAAGGGCATATGATTGTCCAGAGACAAGTCTCATGCATGCGAAACCAAAATGTCGTCTTTATTAG